The DNA sequence attttcagtggatatttgttgattatcagtcgatatttatccataaaacattcgattgatatagtatcgattatttggaagttttatcatcgattgatgatatttttcagtgaacatgCCTAGGTTTGGGGATATTGCGTATGACATATTTTAGTAGCTCAAGAAATCctatttttaatattaatttgaaagaCACATCCAGTTACTCACATatgattttttaaaatctgGAATCTTCTATCTTGAGACAGGATGACATCCTGaaagtaaaattcaattacgcAACTCCgatgttaaataaaaaattcttgatACAGTCGAAAAAAGTGCATTGTGACATGTTTCTGATTTAGGAGTGAAGTTATTGTATTCGCAATAgcttgtttatttttttttatccttcgcctcaaaatgatgaaatatcaaaattcggaatctagtacttctttttgtaaaacaaaagaataaacagaatgtgttttttatctctttatttttaacagcgaaaaaaaggctgcaatgcagtaaaaaacgatcttttcaaaaaattaggAATGTGTGGGTCACTAATATAGATAATCTTCAatgccgtttgaaatgccCCATTCTACATTAAGAagtgccatccacgttaaaaaataATGTCATTTGAACGAAAGATTTTGAGCTGCCCCCTATTGTTCGTTCTTTTCTTTACAcaggattttaaatttagtactCAAATCACAGCtcatttttgacataaaatttttggttaaataagacaacaaaaataatctgAGGCTACGTttgaaagtaccgtaacttgaagatgatctatagcCTAAACCATGTCCTAAAACAGAAAACACGTCGGTGTTCACTTTTCTGCcttaatttgcataagaaacgTAGCAatgtttttaaacaaaagaatgcTTTTGCTTAAAAACATCGCTAAGTTTCTtttgcaaattacggcagtttTCTACGACATACACATATCGTACATTCATTTGCTATTTGTACACATAATTTGTTGTATTGTTACAGGAATTTCACAGTGGCAAAAACCAGGAGTGACTTTCGGATGGGTTAAGATGACAGTAAAGTCACGTTTCCAGCCTGCATTCATTTTCCCGAAGCCTGAAGGCGAAGAAAAGCCTAGAGCCCAGTATATTCAGTTGAATGGAGATCTATCGGATTTGACACATTCGGTAGAGCAAGTAGCCACGCCAGCAGAAGTTGAATCGGTTAAAAAATCGAGAAAGTCGCAGAACTATTTGATCGCCATCaagaaatttaatggaaaaaataaCTGCAATTATACACCAAATGGTCCTCAATTGTAGTACCGAAAGCATCTAACTATACTTTGTCTAAATTGTCTTTCAGCTgtcacttttctgaaaattattagttaaatttataattgattGTTGTATGAGTCCAGGAATGACGGACATTTAAGATTGTATGATCAGTTGGATGTACttgatttcaataaaacaataatttctttCTAAGAAATCCACACTAAATACGTCTCTTGCGGCTTTGAATCGCCTACAAACTCATTAACCGGTATGTTTTGATACGAAGCATAGTGTTTATTGTAATTTGAGGGGTTCGCGAAGTAGTGAAACATGTTTTTCCAGATTTATTACTATCTCCTCCCCTTAGCCCATATAGATTCTCTTAAACCCTGGCTCA is a window from the Bradysia coprophila strain Holo2 unplaced genomic scaffold, BU_Bcop_v1 contig_94, whole genome shotgun sequence genome containing:
- the LOC119085473 gene encoding uncharacterized protein LOC119085473 translates to MNEPSSSESESNSTGISQWQKPGVTFGWVKMTVKSRFQPAFIFPKPEGEEKPRAQYIQLNGDLSDLTHSVEQVATPAEVESVKKSRKSQNYLIAIKKFNGKNNCNYTPNGPQL